A genome region from Bradyrhizobium sp. WSM1417 includes the following:
- a CDS encoding MaoC family dehydratase has product MARVEWFDDLTIGMQFKSPEVHVTEADIKRFAAEFDPQPMHLDHEAAKQTLFRGLAASGWHTAAIAMSLAIQTRPFGPHPLIGAGVDGLRWTIPVRPDDRLHLVGEIMSLTPSKSKPQGIALVKWTMFNQNGEEVYTFTPIAIVPRRE; this is encoded by the coding sequence ATGGCGCGGGTCGAGTGGTTCGACGATCTCACCATTGGAATGCAGTTCAAATCCCCCGAAGTTCACGTCACCGAGGCCGACATCAAGCGGTTCGCGGCCGAGTTCGATCCGCAGCCGATGCATCTGGACCACGAAGCCGCCAAGCAGACCCTGTTCAGGGGGCTCGCTGCCTCGGGATGGCACACCGCCGCGATTGCCATGAGCCTCGCGATCCAGACCCGCCCCTTCGGCCCGCATCCGCTGATCGGTGCCGGCGTCGACGGTCTGCGCTGGACCATCCCGGTACGGCCCGATGACCGTCTGCATCTGGTCGGGGAGATCATGAGCCTGACGCCATCGAAGTCGAAGCCCCAGGGCATCGCATTGGTGAAATGGACGATGTTCAACCAGAACGGCGAGGAGGTTTACACCTTCACCCCGATCGCCATCGTGCCGCGGCGGGAGTAG
- a CDS encoding NAD(P)/FAD-dependent oxidoreductase: MSAERHKTGTAGESTLDIDALRARYRDERDRRLRTEGKAQYVEVTGEFGRYLDDPWANSGFAREAVSEQTEVLIVGGGFGGLLCGARLRAAGIDDFRLVEKAADFGGTWYWNRYPGAACDTESYIYLPLLEETGYMPVRKYARAPEIYEHSRRIGRHFSLYERALFQTVITRMEWREQEARWLVETDRGDCIRARFVILAGGPLSRPKLPGIPGIESFKGHSFHTSRWDYAYTGGTAEGDLSGLGDKRVGIIGTGATAVQCAPHLGRSAKELYVFQRTPSAIGVRDDRPTDQSWAQGLRPGWQRERMDNFTAVISGEPFEQDLVQDGWTGLLGEILLAPRRQPQPVTSIEEALKVIEQADDRKMEEIRARVDAIVKDEATASALKPWYKAFCKRPCFHDEYLDTFNRPNVHLVDTRGQGVDRITENAVVVDGHAYELDCLIYASGFEVGTDYARRMGFEVYGRDGVSLSERWRDGVKTMHGFYSRGFPNCFLIVMVQAGQSANFPHIIDEQSQHIAYVIAEARKRKARTLEPTLAAENAWVEEVVKAALGRQTYLAECTPGYYNNEGVFDPIAARNSQYWRGPVAFLRLLDKWRKEGGLDGLELSYDHALESAPSSG; this comes from the coding sequence ATGTCAGCGGAAAGACACAAGACCGGTACAGCCGGCGAATCTACACTCGACATTGACGCACTCCGTGCGCGCTATCGCGACGAGCGCGACCGCCGCCTGCGCACCGAAGGCAAGGCGCAATATGTCGAAGTGACCGGCGAGTTCGGCCGCTATCTCGACGACCCCTGGGCCAATTCCGGGTTTGCGCGCGAGGCTGTCAGCGAACAGACCGAGGTGCTCATCGTCGGCGGCGGCTTCGGCGGCCTTCTGTGTGGCGCGCGACTGCGCGCGGCCGGCATCGATGATTTTCGGCTCGTGGAAAAGGCCGCCGATTTCGGCGGCACCTGGTACTGGAATCGCTACCCTGGCGCGGCCTGCGATACCGAGAGCTACATCTACCTGCCATTGCTGGAAGAGACCGGCTATATGCCGGTGCGGAAATATGCGCGAGCACCCGAGATCTACGAACATTCGCGCCGCATCGGCCGTCACTTCAGCCTCTATGAGCGCGCGCTGTTTCAGACCGTCATCACGCGCATGGAATGGCGGGAGCAGGAGGCGCGCTGGCTGGTCGAGACCGATCGCGGTGATTGCATCCGCGCGCGCTTCGTCATCCTTGCTGGAGGCCCGCTGAGCCGTCCGAAGCTGCCGGGCATTCCCGGTATCGAAAGCTTCAAGGGACACAGTTTCCACACCAGCCGCTGGGATTACGCCTACACTGGCGGCACGGCCGAAGGTGATCTTAGTGGTCTTGGCGACAAACGCGTCGGGATCATCGGCACCGGTGCCACCGCCGTGCAATGCGCGCCGCATCTCGGCCGCTCCGCCAAGGAGCTCTACGTCTTCCAGCGTACGCCGTCGGCGATCGGCGTGCGCGACGACCGCCCGACGGATCAGAGCTGGGCGCAGGGGCTCAGGCCTGGCTGGCAGCGCGAACGCATGGACAATTTCACCGCCGTCATCTCGGGCGAGCCATTCGAACAGGATCTGGTGCAGGACGGCTGGACCGGCCTGCTCGGCGAGATCCTGCTGGCGCCGCGCCGCCAGCCCCAGCCGGTGACCTCGATCGAGGAGGCGCTCAAGGTCATCGAGCAGGCCGATGATCGCAAGATGGAAGAGATCCGAGCGCGCGTCGATGCGATCGTCAAGGACGAGGCGACGGCTTCGGCGTTAAAGCCCTGGTACAAGGCCTTCTGCAAGCGGCCGTGTTTCCACGACGAATATCTCGACACCTTCAATCGCCCCAACGTGCATCTCGTCGACACCAGGGGACAGGGCGTCGATCGCATCACCGAGAATGCCGTCGTGGTCGACGGCCATGCCTACGAACTCGACTGCCTGATCTATGCCAGCGGTTTCGAAGTCGGTACCGATTACGCCCGTCGCATGGGCTTTGAGGTGTACGGCCGTGATGGCGTCAGCCTGTCCGAGCGCTGGCGCGACGGCGTCAAGACGATGCATGGCTTCTACAGCCGCGGCTTCCCGAATTGCTTCCTGATCGTCATGGTCCAGGCCGGCCAGAGCGCCAACTTCCCGCACATCATCGACGAGCAGTCGCAGCACATCGCCTACGTGATCGCCGAAGCGCGCAAGCGCAAGGCGCGAACCCTCGAGCCGACGCTGGCGGCCGAAAACGCCTGGGTCGAGGAGGTGGTCAAAGCCGCGCTCGGCCGCCAGACCTATCTCGCCGAATGCACGCCCGGCTACTACAACAATGAAGGCGTGTTCGATCCGATCGCGGCGAGAAACAGCCAGTATTGGCGCGGGCCGGTGGCATTCCTGCGGCTGCTCGACAAGTGGCGCAAGGAGGGCGGGTTGGATGGACTGGAACTGTCGTATGATCACGCCTTGGAGTCGGCGCCTTCGTCCGGGTAA
- a CDS encoding DUF1656 domain-containing protein, giving the protein MRYVIDIYGVLVPALLLWIIIAYALSALLRRFMQRFDLYRLVWHRALFDFAIYVCILGVVVYLSEYLA; this is encoded by the coding sequence ATGAGATACGTGATCGATATCTACGGTGTGCTCGTGCCAGCGCTGCTGTTGTGGATCATCATCGCCTACGCGCTGAGTGCTCTGCTGCGCCGCTTCATGCAGCGCTTTGATCTTTACCGGCTGGTCTGGCACCGCGCGCTGTTCGATTTCGCGATCTACGTCTGCATTCTCGGCGTTGTCGTCTATCTCTCGGAGTATCTTGCATGA
- a CDS encoding lytic transglycosylase domain-containing protein, with amino-acid sequence MIRGRTVGAVFGAMTLLSCLAPAAHAAQCGSSPAGFETWKREFSAEAQGKGVGQTALSALMQTNYASATIAADRGQRSFSLSLDQFLAKRGATTIVAKGRQLKQSQAALFASIQQRYGVPPGPLIAIWGMETGFGSQRGNQNMLSSIATLAYDCRRPEFFTDQLYSALKLIDRGTLSGATRGSMHGEVGQTQFMPKNILAYGTGNLEVAANALNSTANFLKAHGWRAGAGYQPGEPNFAAIEAWNAAGVYQKAIALMGRQIDEGGGTAASR; translated from the coding sequence ATGATCAGGGGCAGAACTGTAGGGGCGGTTTTTGGGGCGATGACGCTGCTCAGCTGCCTGGCGCCCGCCGCTCACGCCGCGCAATGCGGCAGTTCGCCGGCCGGCTTCGAGACCTGGAAGCGCGAGTTCAGCGCGGAGGCGCAGGGCAAGGGCGTTGGCCAGACCGCGCTCTCGGCGCTGATGCAGACCAATTACGCGAGTGCCACCATCGCGGCCGACCGCGGGCAGCGCAGCTTCTCGCTGTCGCTCGACCAGTTCCTCGCAAAGCGCGGCGCCACCACCATCGTTGCCAAGGGTCGCCAGCTCAAGCAGTCGCAAGCCGCCTTGTTTGCCTCGATCCAGCAGCGCTATGGCGTCCCGCCGGGGCCGCTGATCGCGATCTGGGGCATGGAGACCGGGTTCGGCAGCCAGCGGGGCAACCAGAACATGCTCTCCTCGATCGCGACGCTTGCCTATGACTGCCGCCGTCCCGAATTCTTCACGGATCAGCTCTATTCGGCGCTGAAGCTGATCGATCGCGGCACGCTGTCGGGGGCAACCCGCGGCTCGATGCACGGCGAAGTCGGCCAGACCCAGTTCATGCCCAAGAACATCCTGGCCTATGGCACCGGCAATCTCGAAGTTGCCGCCAATGCGCTGAACTCGACGGCGAATTTCCTCAAGGCCCATGGCTGGCGCGCAGGAGCCGGTTACCAGCCGGGCGAGCCGAATTTCGCCGCCATCGAGGCCTGGAATGCCGCCGGCGTCTATCAGAAGGCGATCGCCCTGATGGGACGGCAGATCGACGAGGGCGGAGGAACGGCCGCCTCGCGCTGA
- a CDS encoding nuclear transport factor 2 family protein yields the protein MSAAAKAEAGPSFDAEIVEAYLTASMIPDPDAAAAYMAPGTVITFTGGREFDHPRGPTGFNAKRYRWVKKKMDRFDVCPGDDETVVYSVGTLYGEWMDGTAFEGNRYVDRFVVRNGRITKMDVWNDSAERILVQRGIDA from the coding sequence ATGTCCGCTGCCGCAAAAGCCGAAGCCGGTCCGTCGTTCGACGCCGAGATCGTTGAAGCCTATCTCACGGCGTCGATGATCCCCGATCCGGACGCCGCGGCGGCCTATATGGCGCCGGGCACGGTGATCACCTTTACCGGCGGGCGCGAGTTCGATCATCCGCGGGGCCCGACCGGGTTCAACGCCAAGCGCTACCGCTGGGTCAAGAAGAAGATGGATCGGTTCGACGTCTGCCCCGGCGACGACGAGACCGTGGTCTATAGCGTCGGCACGCTTTACGGCGAATGGATGGATGGGACCGCGTTCGAGGGCAACCGCTACGTCGACCGCTTCGTGGTGCGGAATGGCCGGATCACCAAGATGGACGTCTGGAACGACAGCGCCGAGCGGATCCTGGTCCAGCGCGGCATCGACGCGTAA
- a CDS encoding HlyD family secretion protein, which translates to MKGNVAWLGRLALTLLAVVAALAVGRELWVYYMEQPWTRDGRVRADVVQVAPDVSGFVTEVLVKDNQKVHRGDVLFKIDRERFALALRQADASVAGHQATLDQANADLKRYSALTTDAVSQQKQEQVLATQLQAKAAFDAAVADRAVAQLNLDRSEVHASVNGVITNMDLRPGAYVTAGKGVMALVDSDTLHVEGYFEETKLARIRIGGKVQVRLMGEKVTLSGHVESIAAGIEDRDRVEGASLLANVNPTFSWVRLAQRVPVRIALDHVPDGMSLVAGRSATVEVLN; encoded by the coding sequence ATGAAAGGGAATGTTGCCTGGCTCGGGCGCCTCGCGTTGACGCTCCTTGCCGTTGTCGCCGCGCTCGCCGTCGGCCGCGAGCTCTGGGTCTATTACATGGAGCAGCCATGGACCCGCGACGGCCGGGTGCGCGCCGACGTGGTGCAGGTCGCGCCCGATGTGTCGGGCTTCGTGACCGAAGTGTTGGTCAAGGACAACCAGAAGGTCCATCGCGGTGACGTCCTGTTCAAGATCGACCGCGAGCGTTTTGCGCTAGCGCTGCGGCAGGCCGATGCGTCGGTGGCCGGTCATCAGGCTACGCTCGATCAGGCCAATGCCGATTTGAAGCGCTATAGCGCGCTGACGACCGACGCCGTGTCGCAGCAGAAACAGGAGCAGGTGCTGGCCACCCAGCTCCAGGCCAAGGCGGCTTTCGATGCGGCCGTTGCCGACCGCGCGGTCGCCCAGCTCAATCTCGATCGCAGCGAGGTGCATGCCTCCGTGAACGGCGTGATCACCAACATGGATCTGCGTCCCGGCGCCTATGTCACGGCCGGGAAAGGCGTGATGGCGCTGGTCGACAGCGATACGCTGCATGTGGAAGGCTATTTCGAGGAGACGAAACTCGCGCGCATTCGTATCGGTGGCAAGGTGCAGGTCCGCCTGATGGGCGAGAAGGTGACGCTTTCAGGCCATGTCGAGAGCATTGCCGCCGGCATCGAGGACCGCGACCGCGTCGAGGGCGCCAGCCTCCTTGCCAACGTCAACCCGACCTTCAGTTGGGTGCGCCTCGCCCAGCGCGTGCCGGTACGCATCGCGCTGGATCATGTGCCTGACGGAATGTCGCTGGTGGCCGGGCGTTCGGCGACGGTGGAGGTGCTGAACTAG
- a CDS encoding amino acid ABC transporter substrate-binding protein, whose product MRLPTVVLALTCLATAASAEDLSGTLQKVKETKKITLGYQEASVPFSYLDGNQKPVGFAIDICLRIVDAVKKQLGMPDVAVDTLAVTSSNRIPLMVNGTLDLHCSATTNNADRQKQVAFTNTHFLSATRFAAKKAAKINTIDDLKGKAVTAVAGSVNLTQLAKVNTERNLGINVMPAKDQAEAFLLLETDRAQAYALDDVQLAVAIARSKEPQLFMISEETFSKPEPYGIMLRREDAPFKALADRATAELYASQEIEVLYKKWLESPTPPNGLNYNVPMSGALRNAFKKPSSSFDPDVYVVN is encoded by the coding sequence ATGCGTTTACCCACTGTTGTCCTGGCCCTCACATGCCTTGCAACTGCCGCCTCCGCCGAAGACCTGTCGGGTACGCTTCAAAAGGTCAAAGAGACCAAGAAGATCACGCTGGGCTATCAAGAGGCCTCGGTCCCATTCAGCTATCTCGACGGCAACCAGAAGCCGGTCGGCTTTGCCATTGATATCTGCCTCAGGATCGTGGATGCCGTGAAGAAGCAGCTCGGTATGCCCGACGTCGCGGTGGACACGCTCGCCGTGACGTCGTCGAACCGGATTCCGCTGATGGTCAACGGGACGCTCGACCTGCATTGCTCAGCGACCACCAACAATGCCGATCGCCAGAAGCAGGTCGCCTTCACCAACACGCACTTCCTCAGCGCAACGCGATTTGCGGCCAAGAAAGCCGCAAAGATCAACACCATCGACGATCTCAAGGGCAAGGCGGTGACGGCGGTGGCCGGCTCGGTCAACCTGACGCAGCTCGCCAAGGTCAACACGGAGCGCAATCTCGGCATCAATGTGATGCCGGCCAAGGACCAGGCCGAAGCCTTCCTGCTGCTGGAAACCGATCGCGCCCAGGCCTACGCGCTCGACGACGTGCAGCTCGCGGTCGCGATCGCGCGCTCGAAAGAACCTCAGCTCTTCATGATCAGCGAGGAGACGTTCTCGAAGCCGGAGCCTTACGGGATCATGCTGCGGCGGGAGGACGCGCCGTTCAAGGCGCTCGCCGATCGCGCGACTGCAGAGCTATACGCGAGCCAGGAGATTGAGGTCCTCTACAAGAAGTGGCTGGAATCGCCGACGCCGCCGAACGGCCTCAACTACAACGTCCCGATGTCGGGCGCCTTGCGCAACGCCTTCAAGAAGCCGAGCTCCAGCTTCGATCCGGATGTGTACGTCGTGAACTGA
- a CDS encoding long-chain fatty acid--CoA ligase, which yields MQGLMMDMPLLISGLIQYAADYHGEAEVVAREIEGDIHRYTYADAHPRIKRMALALKRFGMMPGDRVGTLAWNTHRHFEMFYAAPGMGYVLHTINPRLFPEQLVYIVNHAEDRLLFIDRATLPIVEAIAPQLKSIEAYVVMSSRERMPETKLANVHCYEELLDNENDAGFAWPEFDEKSASTICYTSGTTGNPKGVIYSHRAAILQTMVSCNFDFLPGHLEGVREVMMPMAPLFHGNGWNMPFTAPYTGSKLVLPGRNYEPDKLYELLEGEKVTLSAGVPSFWLILLDWLGRTGNRFSTLRATLSSGSAPPRAMVEKLKREYDIDYVQAWGMTEALGCSMPGLRPGSEHLDDKEKFDRRQVSGRACFGTALRIVDDGGNELPRDGKSVGHLRARGPWVASGYMKLDEGLDRDGWLITGDMAVIDPQGHVTLTDRSKDVIKSGGEWISSIQLEDVALSHPDVLQAAVVAINHEKWQERPLLLVVRKKGGTVDGKTLLEYMRPKIASWWMPDAVEFMDEFPMTGTGKVLKSALREKFREYRVA from the coding sequence ATGCAAGGATTGATGATGGACATGCCGCTCCTGATCAGCGGCCTGATCCAGTATGCCGCCGATTATCACGGCGAGGCCGAGGTCGTCGCCCGCGAGATCGAGGGCGACATCCATCGCTACACCTATGCGGACGCCCATCCGCGCATCAAGCGCATGGCGTTGGCGCTCAAGAGGTTCGGCATGATGCCCGGTGACCGCGTCGGCACGCTGGCATGGAATACGCACCGGCATTTCGAAATGTTCTACGCCGCGCCGGGCATGGGCTATGTGCTGCACACCATCAACCCGCGGCTATTCCCCGAACAGCTCGTCTACATCGTCAATCACGCCGAGGACCGGCTGCTGTTCATCGACCGCGCCACGCTGCCGATCGTGGAGGCAATCGCGCCGCAGCTCAAATCGATCGAAGCCTATGTCGTGATGTCCTCGCGCGAGCGGATGCCCGAGACCAAGCTTGCCAACGTGCATTGCTACGAGGAGCTTCTGGACAACGAGAACGACGCCGGCTTCGCCTGGCCGGAGTTCGACGAAAAATCGGCATCCACGATCTGCTACACCTCCGGCACGACGGGCAATCCGAAGGGCGTGATCTATTCGCACCGCGCCGCGATCCTGCAGACCATGGTCTCCTGCAATTTCGACTTCCTGCCCGGGCACCTGGAAGGCGTACGCGAGGTGATGATGCCGATGGCGCCGCTGTTCCACGGCAACGGCTGGAACATGCCGTTCACGGCGCCCTATACCGGCTCGAAGCTGGTGCTGCCCGGCCGCAATTACGAGCCCGACAAGCTCTACGAGCTGCTCGAAGGCGAGAAGGTGACGCTGTCCGCGGGCGTGCCGAGCTTCTGGCTGATCCTGCTCGACTGGCTCGGACGCACCGGCAACAGGTTCTCGACGCTTCGTGCAACATTGTCGTCAGGCTCGGCGCCGCCGCGCGCGATGGTCGAGAAGCTCAAGCGCGAGTATGACATCGACTACGTCCAGGCCTGGGGCATGACTGAAGCCCTCGGCTGCTCGATGCCTGGCCTGCGGCCGGGCTCCGAGCATCTCGACGACAAAGAGAAGTTCGACCGCCGCCAGGTGTCCGGCCGCGCCTGTTTCGGCACCGCCTTGCGCATCGTCGACGACGGCGGTAACGAGCTGCCGCGCGACGGCAAGAGCGTCGGCCATCTGCGCGCGCGGGGACCGTGGGTTGCGTCCGGCTACATGAAACTCGACGAAGGCCTGGACCGCGACGGCTGGCTGATCACCGGCGACATGGCCGTGATCGATCCCCAGGGCCACGTCACGCTGACCGACCGCTCCAAGGACGTGATCAAGTCCGGCGGCGAATGGATCTCCTCGATCCAGCTCGAGGACGTCGCCCTGTCTCACCCTGATGTGCTGCAAGCCGCCGTGGTCGCGATCAACCATGAGAAATGGCAGGAGCGGCCCCTGCTCCTCGTCGTCCGCAAGAAGGGCGGGACCGTCGACGGCAAGACGCTGCTCGAGTACATGCGCCCGAAGATCGCGAGCTGGTGGATGCCCGACGCCGTTGAGTTCATGGACGAGTTCCCGATGACCGGCACCGGCAAGGTGCTCAAATCAGCGTTGCGCGAGAAATTCAGAGAGTATCGCGTGGCCTGA
- a CDS encoding FUSC family protein: MRANEPFLVRHADLIFALKTFAASILALVIALAMDLPRPYWAMATVYITSQPLAGATSSKAFFRVMGTLVGAITTVALVPNLIDAPELLCLAIALWVGLCLYLSLLDGTPRSYVFMLAGYTVALIGFPSVSEPGAIFETAVARLEEISLGIICASLVSTIVFPRSVAPAVANRIENWVADAQRLSQVVLLRHGTNETRRGKRIKLATDVVEIDTLSTHLAYDRLTDPNAVVGLGEIRLRMLMLLPVIASLEDRLAALGEEALRRQPELRRLLEDLAGWITGDANARQPAERIRAMIARQQAVLDDSASWERIIVTSLLSRLRELVDLSRDCRALTEAIAENRNVSTLDLDFQSEAGAAPVRHRDRGLALWSAAGASAAILICCAFWIGTGWPDGASAPMMAAVACSFFAAQDEPARFIRSFGLWSLVAIVVVAIYLFALVPAISHLEVLVAALAPTFLFYGFLIARPATTGTGMALAANTATLLALQSTYSADFASYANSAVAFFVGVIIAELVTRIARGVGAEWIANRLVLSNWTALAVAAERRGKRDRAEFAGLMLHRLGLLVQRIAFLSESDRRDAESLVQLRIGINIIDLRRARYGLAVSTIAVIDDMLDQLAIACRRYAGDGMPAELLTSVDRALARAVKDPNGKAREDALVGLVGIRRGLFPDAPAYRPRAGESVAA; encoded by the coding sequence ATGCGCGCAAATGAACCCTTCCTGGTCCGCCACGCGGACCTGATTTTCGCTTTGAAGACGTTCGCCGCTTCGATCCTGGCGCTCGTCATCGCGCTGGCAATGGATCTGCCGCGGCCTTATTGGGCGATGGCGACCGTATACATCACCTCGCAGCCGCTGGCGGGCGCGACCAGTTCGAAGGCGTTCTTCCGCGTGATGGGCACGCTGGTCGGCGCGATCACGACGGTGGCGCTGGTCCCAAACCTGATCGATGCACCCGAGCTGCTGTGCCTCGCGATCGCGCTCTGGGTCGGGCTCTGTCTTTATCTCTCGCTGCTCGATGGCACACCACGCAGCTACGTCTTCATGCTGGCCGGGTACACGGTGGCGCTGATCGGCTTTCCTTCGGTGTCCGAGCCGGGCGCCATTTTCGAGACCGCGGTGGCGAGGCTCGAGGAAATCTCGCTCGGCATCATCTGCGCAAGCCTGGTTTCGACCATCGTCTTTCCTCGCAGCGTCGCGCCGGCTGTTGCCAATCGGATCGAGAATTGGGTGGCGGACGCGCAGCGCCTAAGTCAAGTCGTCCTGCTGCGCCACGGGACGAACGAAACCCGCCGCGGCAAGCGCATCAAGCTTGCGACCGACGTCGTCGAAATAGACACGCTCTCCACCCATCTTGCTTATGATCGGTTGACCGACCCTAATGCCGTCGTCGGATTGGGTGAAATCCGGCTTCGCATGCTGATGCTTTTGCCGGTGATCGCTTCGCTCGAGGACCGGCTCGCCGCGCTGGGCGAGGAGGCGTTGCGGCGGCAACCCGAGCTGAGGCGGCTCCTGGAAGATCTCGCGGGATGGATCACCGGCGACGCCAACGCACGGCAGCCGGCCGAGCGAATTCGCGCCATGATTGCACGGCAGCAGGCGGTCCTAGACGACAGCGCGTCCTGGGAGCGGATCATCGTCACCAGCCTGTTGTCGCGGCTGCGCGAGCTGGTCGACCTCTCGCGCGATTGCCGCGCCCTGACGGAAGCGATCGCCGAGAACCGGAACGTCTCGACCCTCGACCTGGATTTCCAATCCGAAGCAGGTGCCGCGCCGGTGCGCCATAGGGATCGCGGCCTTGCCCTGTGGTCGGCTGCCGGCGCGTCGGCGGCCATCCTGATCTGCTGCGCGTTCTGGATCGGCACCGGCTGGCCGGACGGCGCGTCGGCGCCGATGATGGCGGCCGTCGCCTGTTCGTTCTTCGCCGCGCAGGACGAGCCCGCGCGCTTCATCCGCAGTTTTGGCCTGTGGTCCCTGGTCGCCATTGTCGTCGTGGCGATCTACCTTTTTGCGCTGGTGCCCGCGATCTCGCATCTCGAGGTTTTGGTCGCCGCGCTCGCGCCAACGTTCCTCTTCTATGGCTTCCTGATCGCACGGCCCGCAACGACCGGAACCGGCATGGCCCTCGCGGCCAACACGGCGACGCTGCTGGCGCTGCAATCGACCTACAGCGCGGATTTCGCGTCCTACGCAAATTCCGCTGTCGCCTTCTTCGTCGGTGTCATCATTGCCGAGCTGGTGACGCGGATCGCGCGTGGGGTGGGGGCGGAGTGGATCGCCAACCGCCTCGTGCTGTCGAACTGGACGGCGCTCGCGGTCGCCGCCGAACGGCGCGGCAAGCGGGATCGCGCGGAGTTCGCGGGCCTGATGCTGCACCGGCTCGGCCTTCTGGTGCAGCGCATCGCGTTTCTCTCCGAGAGTGACCGCCGCGACGCCGAGAGCCTGGTCCAGCTTCGTATCGGAATCAACATCATCGATCTGCGGCGCGCCCGCTACGGGCTTGCGGTATCCACCATTGCCGTGATCGACGACATGCTCGATCAGCTCGCCATCGCCTGCCGCAGATATGCGGGTGATGGAATGCCGGCCGAACTTCTGACAAGCGTCGATCGGGCACTGGCCCGGGCGGTGAAGGATCCCAACGGAAAGGCGCGCGAGGACGCCCTGGTCGGCCTCGTGGGCATAAGGCGCGGCCTGTTTCCGGACGCACCGGCCTATCGGCCGCGGGCAGGCGAGAGTGTTGCGGCATGA
- a CDS encoding acyl-CoA dehydrogenase family protein: protein MLYPMSPKVVELKRKLESFMDRHIYPNEDRFYREAEELGPWKVYPVVEELKPLARAEGLWNLFLPDSGHGAGLTNLEYAPLCEVMGRSHLAPEVFNCSAPDTGNMEVLERFGTEKDKERWLKPLLAGEIRSCFAMTEPAVASSDATNIESLIVREGDHYVINGRKWYTTNATDPRCKICIFMGKTDPDNADRHKQQSMILVPMDTAGVEVKRPLPVFGFYGVPDRASEVVFTNVRVPKENMLLGEGRGFEIAQGRLGPGRIHHCMRLIGLSERTLEKMCRRVRSRVAFGKPVSEQTVTQERIAEARIMIEQARLLTLNAAYAMDTVGNKVAKAEIAMIKVAVPNMACQIIDWAIQAHGGGGTSNDFGLTQAYATARLLRLADGPDEVHRNQIARFELKKYSNA from the coding sequence ATGCTCTACCCGATGTCGCCCAAAGTCGTCGAGCTCAAGCGCAAGCTCGAAAGTTTCATGGACCGGCACATCTATCCGAACGAGGACCGCTTTTATCGCGAGGCGGAGGAGCTGGGGCCTTGGAAGGTCTATCCGGTCGTCGAGGAGCTGAAGCCGCTGGCGCGCGCCGAAGGCCTCTGGAATCTGTTCCTGCCGGACTCCGGCCACGGTGCAGGCCTGACCAATCTCGAATATGCCCCGCTCTGCGAGGTCATGGGCCGCTCGCATCTCGCGCCCGAAGTCTTCAACTGCTCCGCGCCCGACACCGGCAATATGGAGGTGCTGGAGCGCTTTGGCACGGAGAAGGACAAGGAGCGCTGGCTGAAGCCGCTGCTCGCAGGCGAAATCCGCTCCTGCTTCGCCATGACCGAGCCTGCCGTCGCCTCATCCGATGCAACCAACATCGAAAGCTTGATCGTTCGCGAGGGCGACCATTATGTCATCAATGGCCGCAAATGGTACACCACCAACGCGACCGATCCGCGCTGCAAGATCTGCATCTTCATGGGCAAGACCGATCCTGACAACGCGGACCGCCACAAGCAGCAATCCATGATCCTGGTGCCGATGGACACAGCGGGCGTCGAGGTCAAGCGTCCCCTGCCCGTATTCGGATTCTACGGCGTGCCCGACCGTGCCTCCGAGGTCGTCTTCACCAATGTGCGGGTCCCCAAGGAAAACATGCTGCTCGGCGAGGGCCGCGGTTTCGAGATCGCGCAAGGACGCCTCGGTCCCGGCCGTATCCACCACTGCATGCGGCTGATCGGGCTCTCCGAACGCACGCTGGAGAAGATGTGCCGGAGGGTGCGCAGCCGCGTCGCCTTCGGCAAGCCGGTCTCCGAGCAGACGGTGACGCAGGAACGCATCGCAGAAGCCCGCATCATGATCGAGCAGGCCCGGCTGCTGACGCTCAACGCTGCCTACGCGATGGACACAGTCGGCAATAAGGTGGCGAAAGCCGAGATCGCGATGATCAAGGTCGCCGTGCCCAACATGGCCTGCCAAATCATCGACTGGGCGATCCAGGCCCATGGCGGCGGCGGCACGTCGAACGACTTTGGATTGACGCAAGCCTACGCCACCGCGCGCTTGCTGCGTCTCGCCGACGGCCCGGACGAGGTCCACAGGAACCAGATCGCGCGGTTCGAGCTGAAGAAATATTCGAATGCTTGA